Proteins found in one Mycteria americana isolate JAX WOST 10 ecotype Jacksonville Zoo and Gardens chromosome 8, USCA_MyAme_1.0, whole genome shotgun sequence genomic segment:
- the CAPNS2 gene encoding calpain small subunit 2, which translates to MFLAKALLSGGSGSGRGGSLAHGLGDVLTGGGHRGNLGGLVGGLVNLISEAAAQYNPEPPPPPHNRFTNVEAYESEEIRQFRRLFVQLAGDDMEVCATELRDILNKVVSRHQDLKTDGFSLDTCRSMVAVMDSDTNGKLGFEEFKYLWNNIKKWQCVYKQYDTDQSGTVGRAQLPDALKAAGFHLNKQLCQVIVRRYADEDGSMDFNNFISCLVRLDSMFRAFKSLDRDGNGQIKMTIEDWLQLTMYS; encoded by the coding sequence ATGTTCCTTGCTAAAGCTTTGCTGAGTGGAGGAAGTGGTAGTGGTCGTGGAGGGAGCCTTGCACATGGCCTTGGAGATGTCCTAACAGGAGGTGGACATCGAGGGAATCTTGGAGGACTTGTTGGAGGTCTTGTCAATCTTATAAGTGAAGCAGCAGCTCAGTATAATCCAGAgccacctccacctcctcacaATCGTTTTACAAATGTGGAAGCTTATGAGAGTGAGGAGATCAGGCAGTTTCGTCGCCTTTTTGTCCAGCTGGCTGGAGATGATATGGAAGTGTGTGCCACAGAGCTAAGGGACATCCTGAACAAAGTCGTTTCCAGACATCAAGACTTGAAGACAGATGGCTTCAGCTTAGACACATGTCGTAGCATGGTAGCCGTCATGGACAGTGATACAAATGGCAAACTGGGCTTTGAAGAGTTTAAGTATCTGTGGAACAACATCAAGAAATGGCAATGCGTATACAAGCAGTATGATACCGATCAGTCAGGCACTGTTGGGAGAGCTCAGCTGCCAGATGCCTTGAAGGCTGCAGGGTTCCACCTGAACAAACAACTCTGCCAGGTAATCGTGCGCAGATATGCTGATGAGGACGGTAGCATGGATTTCAACAACTTCATTAGCTGCTTGGTACGACTGGACAGCATGTTCCGGGCCTTCAAGTCCCTGGACCGAGATGGAAATGGACAGATCAAAATGACAATTGAAGACTGGCTGCAGCTGACCATGTATTCGTGA